A region from the Microcella frigidaquae genome encodes:
- the hisI gene encoding phosphoribosyl-AMP cyclohydrolase yields MTTTDIDGVLARVRFDAAGLLPAVIQQHDTGEVLMVGWMDAEALRRTLTEGRVTFWSRSRQEYWRKGDTSGHIQLVRGAALDCDGDTLLVQVDQVGVACHTGARSCFDVDPLTPVIGEAA; encoded by the coding sequence ATGACGACGACCGACATCGACGGGGTGCTCGCGCGCGTGCGCTTCGATGCGGCCGGGCTGCTGCCCGCCGTGATCCAGCAGCACGACACCGGCGAGGTCCTGATGGTCGGCTGGATGGACGCGGAAGCCCTCCGCCGGACGCTCACCGAGGGCCGGGTGACCTTCTGGAGCCGCTCCCGCCAGGAATACTGGCGCAAGGGCGATACGAGCGGGCACATCCAGCTCGTCCGCGGTGCGGCACTCGACTGCGACGGCGACACCCTGCTCGTGCAGGTCGACCAGGTGGGGGTCGCCTGCCACACCGGCGCGCGGTCGTGCTTCGACGTCGACCCGCTCACTCCGGTGATCGGAGAAGCCGCGTGA
- a CDS encoding primosomal protein N' encodes MFERAIARVLLDSPLPQLDRLFDYRIPAQWVADARPGVRVLVPLRSAGRQARGWIVEVVAEGDEGYDGVLSELDEVVSPVPVLDPAVWRLIRRAADRAAGVASDLVRLAVPPRQVRVEKSWAAHRAESVPPRVPAPAVPSIRGYPSAALRPLLESLGEPGLAPARVALTGIPAPAELAPGVWGPTALRTLAELAAATLAAGRSAIVSAPDYRDLDHLAAALGPLVAAEAVVRLDASQPAAARYRAFLRTLEGEPVIIIGNRAALLAPAPLLGLIAVWDDGDGLHAEPHAPGIHSRDLALLRQEQSGCALVLAAHARSTDTQRLLELGWLTALEPAGRWRRRITPTAQQTGGQQAPARIPSTAWRTVSDALGRGPVLVQVARPGHTPGLACTRCGETARCTACRGPLAIARSGGAPGCRWCGALAVGWRCATCEGDRWRPVGRGSTRTADELGRAFPGARVVVSDGETPLQEAPGGRTLVVATRGAEPVVPGGYRAVLLLDGEGMLARESLRVVEDCVRWWSNAAALAAPDAPVLLVGVGGPVATALATGHPETIAAAELADRRQLRFPPAVRVAAVAGEPSAVQRALAALDELDGVDVLGPIELEAGRVRAIVRFDYARGSEVATLLKAELVRGATARAPRLPGSPPRRRVPALRVRLDDSEPFDDPGGRGVTTAG; translated from the coding sequence GTGTTCGAGCGGGCCATTGCACGGGTCCTGCTCGACTCGCCCCTGCCGCAGCTCGACCGGCTCTTCGACTATCGGATCCCCGCGCAGTGGGTCGCCGACGCGCGTCCCGGCGTGCGGGTGCTGGTCCCCCTGCGCTCCGCCGGCCGCCAGGCGCGCGGCTGGATCGTCGAGGTCGTCGCCGAGGGCGACGAGGGCTACGACGGCGTGCTCAGCGAGCTCGATGAGGTCGTCTCGCCCGTGCCGGTGCTCGACCCGGCGGTGTGGCGGCTGATCCGCCGCGCCGCCGACCGCGCGGCCGGGGTGGCCAGCGACCTCGTGCGCCTGGCGGTCCCGCCCCGGCAGGTGCGGGTGGAGAAGAGCTGGGCGGCCCACCGGGCCGAGAGCGTCCCTCCGCGGGTGCCCGCTCCCGCCGTGCCCAGCATCCGCGGGTACCCGTCCGCTGCCCTGCGGCCCCTACTCGAGTCCCTCGGGGAGCCCGGCCTCGCGCCCGCCCGCGTCGCCCTCACGGGCATCCCCGCGCCCGCCGAGCTCGCCCCCGGCGTGTGGGGGCCGACGGCGCTGCGCACCCTCGCCGAGCTCGCTGCCGCCACTCTGGCGGCTGGGCGGAGCGCGATCGTCAGCGCCCCCGACTACCGCGACCTCGACCACCTCGCGGCCGCTCTCGGCCCGCTCGTGGCTGCCGAGGCGGTCGTGCGCCTCGATGCCAGCCAGCCGGCGGCCGCCCGCTACCGCGCCTTCCTCCGAACGCTCGAGGGCGAGCCGGTCATCATCATCGGCAACCGGGCGGCGCTGCTCGCGCCCGCCCCGCTGCTCGGGCTCATCGCGGTCTGGGATGACGGGGACGGCCTGCACGCCGAGCCGCACGCGCCCGGCATCCACAGCCGCGACCTCGCCCTGCTGCGGCAGGAGCAGAGCGGCTGCGCGCTCGTGCTCGCCGCCCACGCCCGCAGCACCGACACGCAGCGGCTCCTCGAGCTGGGCTGGCTCACGGCGCTCGAGCCCGCCGGTCGGTGGCGGCGGCGCATCACCCCGACCGCGCAGCAGACGGGCGGCCAGCAGGCCCCGGCCCGCATCCCCTCGACCGCGTGGCGCACGGTCTCCGATGCGCTCGGCCGCGGACCGGTGCTCGTGCAGGTGGCACGGCCCGGTCACACGCCGGGACTCGCCTGCACCCGCTGCGGCGAGACGGCCCGCTGCACGGCCTGCCGGGGCCCGCTGGCCATCGCGCGCAGCGGGGGAGCCCCCGGGTGCCGCTGGTGCGGCGCGCTCGCGGTCGGCTGGCGCTGCGCGACGTGCGAGGGAGACCGCTGGCGACCTGTCGGCCGTGGCTCGACCCGCACGGCCGACGAGCTGGGCCGGGCCTTCCCCGGCGCGCGCGTGGTCGTCTCCGACGGCGAGACCCCGCTGCAGGAGGCCCCGGGCGGTCGGACGCTCGTGGTCGCCACGCGGGGCGCCGAACCCGTCGTCCCGGGCGGCTACCGCGCCGTTCTGCTCCTCGATGGCGAGGGGATGCTCGCCCGCGAGAGCCTCCGGGTCGTCGAGGACTGCGTGCGCTGGTGGTCGAACGCCGCCGCCCTCGCCGCGCCCGACGCCCCGGTGCTGCTGGTCGGCGTCGGCGGGCCGGTCGCCACCGCACTCGCCACCGGGCACCCCGAGACGATCGCCGCCGCCGAGCTCGCCGACCGTCGGCAGCTGCGTTTTCCACCCGCGGTGCGGGTCGCCGCCGTCGCGGGGGAGCCGAGCGCCGTGCAGCGCGCCCTCGCCGCGCTCGACGAGCTGGACGGGGTCGACGTGCTCGGCCCGATCGAGCTCGAGGCGGGCCGGGTGCGGGCGATCGTCCGTTTCGACTACGCGCGCGGGTCCGAGGTCGCGACGCTGCTCAAGGCCGAGCTCGTCCGCGGCGCCACGGCCCGCGCGCCGCGCCTCCCGGGGTCGCCGCCGCGCCGCCGGGTGCCCGCACTGCGGGTCCGGCTCGACGACTCCGAGCCCTTCGACGACCCGGGTGGGCGCGGCGTCACGACGGCCGGGTGA
- the rpe gene encoding ribulose-phosphate 3-epimerase yields the protein MTVRINPSILSADFVNLQHEVERIATADLVHVDVMDNHFVPNLTFGPQMVGRLQSVSPIPLDVHLMISDADRWAPGYAELGAFSVTFHAEAAADVVATARAIRDRGSRAGIAVKPGTPIEPYLELLHEVDQVLVMTVEPGFGGQSFMPETMPKLRALREAVRAHGLDVWLQVDGGIALDTIGIAAEAGADTFVAGSAVYGRDSVEGAIAELRAAATAHTH from the coding sequence GTGACCGTGCGCATCAACCCGAGCATCCTGTCGGCCGACTTCGTGAACCTGCAGCACGAGGTGGAGCGCATCGCGACCGCGGATCTCGTGCACGTGGACGTCATGGACAACCACTTCGTGCCCAATCTCACGTTCGGACCGCAGATGGTGGGGCGGCTGCAGTCCGTGTCGCCGATCCCGCTCGACGTGCACCTGATGATCAGCGATGCCGATCGCTGGGCGCCGGGCTACGCCGAGCTGGGGGCCTTCTCGGTCACCTTCCACGCGGAGGCCGCGGCCGATGTCGTCGCAACGGCGCGCGCGATCCGCGACCGCGGCAGCCGTGCCGGTATCGCCGTCAAGCCGGGCACGCCGATCGAGCCGTACCTCGAGCTGCTGCACGAGGTCGATCAGGTGCTCGTGATGACCGTCGAACCCGGGTTCGGGGGGCAGAGCTTCATGCCGGAGACCATGCCGAAGCTGCGCGCCCTGCGCGAGGCCGTGCGCGCGCACGGTCTCGACGTGTGGCTCCAGGTCGACGGCGGCATCGCCCTCGACACGATCGGCATCGCCGCCGAGGCCGGCGCCGACACCTTCGTCGCGGGCTCGGCCGTGTACGGCCGGGACAGTGTCGAGGGCGCCATCGCCGAGCTCCGGGCCGCGGCGACCGCGCACACGCACTGA
- the hisF gene encoding imidazole glycerol phosphate synthase subunit HisF produces the protein MSVSVRVIPCLDVAAGRVVKGVNFLNLRDAGDPIELARTYYEQGADEITFLDVKATVDNRETMFDLVRATAEQVFIPLTVGGGVRAVDDVARLLAHGADKIGVNSAAIRRPELIGEIADRFGAQVCVLSLDVTRDAAAPSGFVVTTHGGRERTAIDAISWAREAIERGAGELLVNSIDADGTKEGFDLELITAIAEVSSVPVIASGGAGALEHFAPAITAGAHAVLAASVFHNGELTVSQVKDALRAEGMDVR, from the coding sequence ATGAGCGTCTCGGTCCGCGTCATCCCGTGCCTCGACGTCGCCGCCGGCCGCGTCGTGAAGGGCGTGAACTTCCTGAACCTGCGCGATGCCGGCGATCCGATCGAGCTCGCCCGCACGTACTACGAGCAGGGTGCCGACGAGATCACCTTCCTCGACGTGAAGGCGACCGTCGACAATCGCGAGACCATGTTCGATCTCGTGCGGGCCACAGCCGAGCAGGTGTTCATCCCGCTGACCGTCGGCGGTGGGGTGCGCGCCGTCGATGATGTCGCGCGCCTGCTCGCGCACGGCGCCGACAAGATCGGTGTCAACTCGGCGGCGATCCGGCGCCCGGAGCTCATCGGCGAGATCGCCGACCGCTTCGGCGCGCAGGTCTGCGTGCTCTCCCTCGACGTGACGCGCGATGCCGCGGCGCCGAGCGGCTTCGTCGTGACCACGCACGGCGGCCGCGAACGCACCGCCATCGACGCGATCTCCTGGGCCCGCGAGGCGATCGAGCGGGGCGCGGGCGAGCTGCTCGTCAACTCGATCGACGCCGACGGCACCAAGGAGGGCTTCGACCTCGAGCTCATCACCGCGATCGCCGAGGTGTCGAGTGTGCCGGTGATCGCGTCGGGCGGCGCGGGAGCGCTCGAGCACTTCGCGCCCGCGATCACCGCCGGGGCGCACGCCGTGCTGGCCGCCAGCGTGTTCCACAACGGCGAGCTCACGGTCAGCCAGGTGAAGGACGCGCTGCGCGCGGAGGGGATGGACGTGCGATGA
- a CDS encoding phosphoribosyl-ATP diphosphatase yields the protein MKTFDALFAELSEKARLRPEGSGTVAQLDAGIHAIGKKIVEEAAEVWMAAEYQSDEATAEEVSQLLYHLQVLLVAKGLTLDDVYKHL from the coding sequence GTGAAGACTTTCGACGCGCTGTTCGCCGAACTGAGCGAGAAGGCGCGCTTGCGGCCCGAAGGTTCCGGCACCGTCGCGCAGCTCGATGCGGGCATCCACGCGATCGGCAAGAAGATCGTCGAGGAGGCCGCCGAGGTGTGGATGGCCGCCGAGTACCAGAGCGACGAGGCCACCGCCGAGGAGGTCTCGCAGCTGCTCTACCACCTGCAGGTGCTCCTCGTCGCGAAGGGCCTGACCCTCGACGACGTCTACAAGCACCTCTAG
- a CDS encoding FKBP-type peptidyl-prolyl cis-trans isomerase gives MSQNTKPEIDFFEGPAPTELVITDLVVGTGAEATPGATVDVHYVGVEFETGEEFDASWNRGSSINFPLGSLIAGWQQGIPGMKVGGRRQLVCPPHLAYGPAGGGHRLSGKTLVFVIDLLGVS, from the coding sequence ATGAGCCAGAACACCAAGCCAGAGATCGACTTCTTCGAGGGTCCCGCTCCCACCGAGCTCGTCATCACCGACCTCGTCGTCGGCACCGGCGCCGAGGCCACGCCCGGCGCGACGGTCGACGTGCACTACGTCGGCGTCGAGTTCGAGACCGGCGAGGAGTTCGACGCGTCGTGGAACCGCGGCTCGTCCATCAACTTCCCGCTCGGCAGCCTCATCGCCGGCTGGCAGCAGGGCATCCCCGGCATGAAGGTCGGCGGTCGCCGGCAGCTGGTCTGCCCTCCCCACCTTGCCTACGGCCCCGCCGGCGGCGGTCATCGTCTCTCGGGCAAGACCCTCGTCTTCGTCATCGATCTGCTCGGCGTCTCCTGA
- the hisG gene encoding ATP phosphoribosyltransferase, with translation MLRIAVPNKGSLSETAVEMLVEAGYAGRRDPRALTVADPRNGVEFFYLRPRDIATYVGSGALDVGITGRDLLLDSGSAAVEIQSLDFGGSTFRFAAPPGSVAGLDDLQGLRVATSYPGLVGDFLARHGVTATLIRLDGAVESAVRLGVADAVADVVSTGSTLRAQGLEIVGPVILESTAVLISAQPELTGIATLQRRLQGVLVARQYVLMDYDLPAELLERATAITPGLESPTVSPLADGSWVAVRAMVPRDETNHVMDALYELGARAILVSSIHAARI, from the coding sequence ATGCTGAGAATCGCGGTACCCAACAAGGGGTCGCTCTCCGAGACCGCCGTCGAGATGCTCGTCGAGGCGGGCTACGCCGGGCGGCGCGACCCGCGCGCGCTGACGGTCGCCGACCCGCGCAACGGCGTCGAGTTCTTCTATCTGCGCCCGCGCGACATCGCCACCTACGTGGGGTCCGGCGCGCTCGACGTCGGCATCACCGGTCGCGACCTGCTGCTCGACTCCGGGTCCGCCGCGGTCGAGATCCAGTCCCTCGACTTCGGCGGCTCGACGTTCCGTTTCGCGGCGCCTCCCGGGTCGGTGGCGGGGCTCGACGACCTCCAGGGGCTCCGGGTCGCGACCAGCTACCCCGGCCTCGTCGGCGACTTCCTCGCCCGGCACGGCGTCACCGCGACGCTGATCCGTCTCGATGGCGCGGTCGAATCGGCCGTGCGCCTGGGCGTGGCGGATGCGGTGGCCGACGTCGTCTCGACCGGCTCCACGCTGCGCGCGCAGGGCCTCGAGATCGTCGGCCCGGTCATCCTTGAATCGACCGCGGTGCTCATCAGCGCCCAGCCGGAGCTCACGGGCATCGCGACCCTTCAGCGCCGCCTGCAGGGCGTGCTGGTCGCCCGCCAGTACGTGCTCATGGACTACGACCTGCCCGCCGAACTGCTCGAGCGCGCCACCGCGATCACGCCGGGCCTGGAGTCCCCGACGGTCTCGCCGTTGGCCGACGGCTCGTGGGTGGCGGTGCGCGCCATGGTGCCGCGCGACGAGACGAACCACGTCATGGACGCCCTCTACGAGCTCGGTGCCCGCGCCATCCTGGTCAGCTCGATCCACGCCGCCCGCATCTGA
- a CDS encoding anthranilate synthase component I yields MTTTTREEFAAQLASARVVPVIRTLFADALTPVGLYRSLAEGRAGGFLLESAEQGGIWSRYSFIGVRSFGVLTEEFGRAVWLPGSLDAERAFGGAIPPGTLAALDTLYARWRSPEVPGHPPLTGGLVGFIGWDAVRQVENLPDAPPRDFPCPELAMAFVSELIVMDHRQGTVSLIASALADGVEDEAALWADAQARLDALEAALAEPAEPGIARIDLTTAPRPHHRSTPAEYLAAVERSKDFIRDGDVFQVVIGQRFDHELTASPLDVYRVLRALNPSPYMYALALETAAGEPYAIVGSSPEALVKVTRGRAYTHPIAGSRPRGETPERDSELAEELLADRKEQAEHLMLVDLGRNDLSKVCRAGTVEVTEFMQVERFSHIMHLVSSVEGDLRDDATPIDVFRATFPAGTLSGAPKPRALEIIDELEPARRGVYGGVVGYFAFSGDLDLAIAIRTAFLADGVARVQAGAGLVADSVPEAEFQETISKAAAPLRAVAIANALERGER; encoded by the coding sequence GTGACCACGACGACGCGCGAGGAGTTCGCCGCGCAGCTCGCCTCCGCGCGGGTGGTGCCGGTCATCCGCACCCTCTTCGCCGACGCGCTCACGCCGGTCGGTCTGTACCGCTCGCTCGCCGAGGGTCGCGCAGGCGGCTTCCTGCTGGAGTCGGCCGAGCAGGGCGGCATCTGGTCGCGCTACTCGTTCATCGGCGTGCGCTCGTTCGGGGTGCTCACCGAGGAATTCGGGCGCGCCGTGTGGCTGCCCGGCTCCCTCGACGCCGAGCGCGCCTTCGGCGGGGCCATCCCCCCGGGTACCCTCGCCGCTCTCGACACGCTCTACGCCCGGTGGCGGAGCCCGGAGGTGCCCGGCCACCCGCCGCTCACGGGCGGGCTCGTCGGCTTCATCGGCTGGGACGCCGTGCGCCAGGTCGAGAACCTCCCCGACGCGCCCCCCCGTGACTTCCCGTGCCCGGAGCTCGCCATGGCCTTCGTCAGCGAGCTCATCGTCATGGACCACCGCCAGGGCACGGTCTCGCTCATCGCGAGCGCCCTCGCCGACGGCGTGGAGGACGAGGCGGCGCTGTGGGCGGATGCCCAGGCCCGGCTCGACGCCCTGGAGGCCGCTCTCGCCGAGCCCGCGGAGCCCGGCATCGCGCGCATCGACCTCACCACGGCTCCCCGGCCGCACCACCGCTCGACGCCGGCCGAGTACCTCGCCGCGGTCGAGCGGTCGAAGGACTTCATCCGTGACGGCGACGTGTTCCAGGTGGTCATCGGCCAGCGCTTCGACCACGAGCTGACGGCGAGCCCGCTCGACGTGTACCGGGTGCTGCGGGCCCTGAACCCCTCGCCCTACATGTACGCCCTCGCGCTCGAGACGGCCGCGGGCGAGCCCTACGCGATCGTCGGCTCCTCGCCCGAGGCGCTCGTCAAGGTCACGCGCGGGCGGGCCTACACCCACCCGATCGCCGGGTCGCGGCCGCGCGGTGAGACCCCCGAGCGCGACAGCGAGCTCGCGGAGGAGCTTCTCGCCGACCGCAAGGAGCAGGCCGAGCACCTCATGCTCGTCGACCTCGGCCGCAACGACCTGTCGAAGGTCTGCCGGGCCGGCACGGTCGAGGTCACCGAGTTCATGCAGGTCGAGCGGTTCAGCCACATCATGCACCTGGTCTCGAGCGTCGAGGGCGACCTGCGCGACGACGCGACGCCCATCGATGTCTTCCGGGCGACCTTCCCCGCTGGCACCCTCAGCGGAGCGCCGAAGCCCCGCGCGCTCGAGATCATCGACGAGCTCGAGCCGGCGCGCCGCGGCGTCTACGGGGGAGTGGTCGGCTATTTCGCGTTCTCCGGCGACCTCGATCTCGCGATTGCCATCCGCACCGCCTTCCTCGCCGACGGCGTCGCGCGCGTGCAGGCCGGCGCGGGCCTGGTGGCCGACTCGGTGCCGGAGGCGGAGTTCCAGGAGACGATCTCGAAGGCGGCGGCGCCGCTGCGGGCCGTCGCCATCGCGAACGCTCTCGAGCGGGGTGAGCGATGA
- the metK gene encoding methionine adenosyltransferase: MSALRLFTSESVTEGHPDKICDQISDSILDALLAVDPRSRVAVETLVTTGLVHVAGEVTTSGYVDIPGIVRKRVTEIGYTSSDVWFDGRSCGVSISIGEQSPDIAQGVDAAFETREGTSTDVDDAQGAGDQGIMFGYATTETPVLMPLPIWLAHRLAERLAAVRKDGTLDYLAPDGKTQVTIGYEGAVPRTVETVVLSTQHLPAVSTAQLREDVQRTIIAPVLEGAGFDASVPRVLINPTGRFEIGGPHGDAGLTGRKIIVDTYGGAARHGGGAFSGKDPSKVDRSAAYAMRWVAKNAVAAGFADRLELQVAYAIGTAAPVGLYVETFGTGHLDDERIIAAIREVFDLRPAAIIRDLELLQPIYAATSSYGHFGRELPGFTWERLDRVDELRSAAGI; encoded by the coding sequence ATGAGCGCGCTGCGACTGTTCACCTCCGAATCGGTCACCGAGGGGCATCCCGACAAGATCTGCGACCAGATCTCCGACAGCATCCTCGACGCGCTGCTCGCCGTCGATCCGCGCAGCCGTGTCGCCGTCGAGACCCTCGTCACCACCGGCCTCGTCCACGTCGCCGGTGAGGTCACGACCAGCGGCTACGTCGACATCCCCGGCATCGTCCGCAAGCGCGTCACCGAGATCGGCTACACCTCCAGCGACGTCTGGTTCGACGGGCGCTCGTGCGGGGTCTCCATCTCGATCGGCGAACAGTCGCCCGACATCGCCCAGGGCGTCGACGCGGCGTTCGAGACCCGCGAGGGCACGAGCACCGATGTCGACGACGCGCAGGGCGCCGGTGACCAGGGCATCATGTTCGGCTATGCGACGACCGAGACGCCCGTGCTCATGCCGCTGCCGATCTGGCTCGCCCACCGCCTGGCCGAGCGGCTCGCGGCCGTGCGCAAGGACGGCACGCTCGACTACCTGGCCCCCGACGGCAAGACGCAGGTGACGATCGGCTACGAGGGTGCCGTGCCCCGAACGGTCGAGACGGTCGTGCTCTCGACGCAGCACCTCCCGGCGGTCAGCACCGCGCAGCTCCGTGAGGACGTCCAGCGCACCATCATCGCCCCGGTGCTCGAGGGCGCTGGATTCGACGCGAGCGTCCCGCGCGTGCTCATCAACCCGACCGGCCGGTTCGAGATCGGCGGTCCGCACGGCGACGCCGGGCTCACCGGGCGCAAGATCATCGTCGACACCTACGGCGGGGCGGCGCGGCACGGCGGTGGCGCCTTCAGCGGCAAGGACCCATCGAAGGTCGACCGTTCGGCGGCCTACGCCATGCGCTGGGTCGCGAAGAACGCCGTCGCGGCCGGGTTCGCCGACCGGCTCGAGTTGCAGGTGGCCTACGCGATCGGCACGGCCGCCCCGGTCGGCCTGTACGTCGAGACCTTCGGCACCGGCCACCTCGATGACGAGCGCATCATCGCCGCGATCCGCGAGGTGTTCGATCTCCGGCCCGCCGCGATCATCCGCGACCTCGAGCTGCTGCAGCCGATCTACGCGGCCACGAGCTCGTACGGTCACTTCGGCCGTGAACTGCCCGGCTTCACCTGGGAGCGCCTCGACCGCGTCGACGAGCTGCGGTCGGCGGCCGGGATCTGA
- the fmt gene encoding methionyl-tRNA formyltransferase, which produces MRLVMAGSPAAAVPTLTALAAGPHTIERVITRPPTPQGRRRTLTPTPVADEAARLGIPVLEARRLDEIEADLQALPVDLGVIVAYGALVREPLLSWPRLGWINLHFSLLPRWRGAAPVQHAVIAGDAETGATVFQLTAGLDEGDWYARLTTPIGAHRTAGSLLDELSRSGADLVRQVVDDLAAGTAVPHPQEGTPTAAPKLHREDAALRFTEPADAVHARLRGVTPEPGAFCHWGEQTLKIHEATIARDAPALPPGALRRDGTRVLVGTATQPLELLRVQPAGKQAMPAADWARGWPAGAPTELA; this is translated from the coding sequence CTGCGCCTGGTGATGGCCGGCAGTCCTGCCGCCGCCGTGCCGACCCTGACCGCGCTCGCGGCGGGCCCGCACACGATCGAGCGCGTCATCACCCGGCCGCCGACTCCCCAGGGTCGCCGCCGCACCCTCACACCCACGCCGGTCGCCGATGAGGCGGCCCGCCTGGGAATCCCGGTGCTCGAGGCGCGGCGTCTCGACGAGATCGAAGCCGATCTCCAGGCGCTTCCGGTCGACCTCGGCGTCATCGTCGCCTACGGCGCCCTGGTCCGTGAGCCGCTGCTGAGCTGGCCGCGCCTCGGCTGGATCAACCTGCACTTCTCGTTGCTGCCGCGCTGGCGCGGGGCGGCGCCGGTGCAGCACGCGGTGATCGCCGGCGACGCCGAGACGGGCGCCACGGTCTTCCAGCTCACGGCGGGCCTCGACGAGGGCGACTGGTACGCGCGCCTCACGACCCCGATCGGCGCCCACCGCACGGCGGGCTCGCTGCTCGACGAACTGAGTCGCTCCGGCGCCGACCTCGTGCGCCAGGTCGTCGATGACCTGGCCGCCGGCACCGCCGTCCCTCACCCCCAGGAGGGCACGCCGACCGCGGCGCCCAAGCTGCATCGCGAGGATGCGGCGCTGCGCTTCACCGAGCCCGCCGACGCCGTGCACGCGCGGCTCCGCGGGGTGACTCCGGAGCCGGGCGCCTTCTGCCACTGGGGCGAGCAGACGCTGAAGATCCACGAGGCGACGATCGCGCGGGATGCTCCCGCCCTGCCGCCCGGAGCGCTCCGCCGCGACGGCACCCGTGTGCTGGTCGGCACCGCCACCCAGCCCCTCGAGCTGCTCCGCGTGCAGCCGGCCGGCAAGCAGGCGATGCCCGCCGCCGACTGGGCGCGGGGCTGGCCCGCGGGCGCGCCGACGGAGCTCGCGTGA
- a CDS encoding transcription antitermination factor NusB yields MTPPDADRPPSPRRPARGGSRSASSPRTIALDVIRAVSADDAYANLVLPSRLRRARLSPGDAALATELTYGTLRRRGHYDRVIERAAARPLDTIDPVVRDILALGAHQLLGMRTPAHAAVDETVSLARGAGATRATGFINAVLRTISRADDATWVARLLDGVDDVDERLAVEHAHPAWVVAALRSALEREGRAGELEQLLAADNVPARVTLVALPGLSTPEQIGAPAASAPTAAIAAAGDPGAHPLVAAGRARVQDEGSQLAALALSRVRGVVPGERWIDLCAGPGGKAALLAAEAHQGGAQLVANEVVPARAGLVRQALAAVDPSVAVRVGDGRTVGEAEPGRYDRILLDAPCTGLGALRRRPEARWRKTAADVAPLAQLQGELLRSAVAALAPGGVLAYVTCSPHPAETTAIVDALLADPACPVTPLDTRAVLSRIACTPLDLGELPHGAAQLWPHRHGTDAMFIQLLQRA; encoded by the coding sequence GTGACGCCGCCCGACGCGGACCGGCCCCCGAGCCCACGCCGCCCCGCCCGCGGAGGCTCCCGGTCGGCGAGCTCTCCGCGCACGATCGCGCTCGACGTCATCCGTGCGGTCTCGGCCGACGACGCCTACGCCAACCTCGTGCTGCCGTCGCGCCTGCGCCGCGCACGCCTGTCGCCGGGCGACGCGGCGCTCGCGACCGAGCTCACCTACGGCACGCTGCGCCGCCGCGGCCACTACGACCGGGTGATCGAGCGCGCGGCCGCCCGCCCGCTCGACACCATCGACCCCGTCGTGCGCGACATCCTCGCTCTCGGCGCACACCAGCTGCTCGGCATGCGCACGCCCGCGCACGCCGCCGTCGATGAGACGGTCTCCCTCGCCCGGGGCGCGGGGGCGACCCGCGCCACCGGCTTCATCAACGCTGTGCTGCGCACCATCAGCCGCGCCGACGACGCCACCTGGGTCGCCCGCCTGCTCGACGGCGTCGACGATGTTGATGAGCGTCTGGCCGTCGAGCACGCCCACCCCGCCTGGGTCGTCGCCGCCCTGCGGTCGGCTCTCGAGCGCGAAGGGCGCGCGGGGGAGCTCGAGCAGCTGCTCGCCGCCGACAACGTGCCCGCCCGCGTCACCCTCGTCGCCCTCCCCGGACTGAGCACCCCCGAGCAGATCGGCGCTCCTGCCGCCAGCGCGCCGACCGCCGCGATCGCGGCCGCGGGCGATCCGGGAGCGCACCCGCTCGTCGCGGCGGGCCGAGCCCGGGTGCAGGACGAGGGCTCGCAGCTCGCCGCCCTCGCGCTGTCGCGCGTGCGCGGGGTCGTGCCGGGCGAGCGCTGGATCGATCTCTGCGCCGGGCCGGGCGGCAAGGCGGCGCTTCTCGCCGCGGAGGCGCACCAGGGCGGGGCGCAGCTCGTCGCCAACGAGGTCGTGCCGGCGCGCGCCGGCCTGGTGCGGCAGGCGCTCGCGGCCGTCGACCCGAGCGTCGCGGTGCGGGTCGGCGACGGCCGCACTGTGGGGGAGGCCGAGCCGGGTCGCTACGACCGCATCCTGCTCGACGCCCCGTGCACGGGTCTGGGAGCGCTCCGCCGCCGGCCCGAGGCGCGCTGGCGCAAGACCGCCGCCGACGTCGCACCGCTCGCGCAGCTGCAGGGCGAGCTGCTGCGCAGCGCGGTCGCCGCGCTCGCGCCGGGGGGAGTGCTCGCCTACGTCACGTGCTCCCCGCATCCCGCCGAGACCACCGCGATCGTGGATGCCCTCCTCGCCGACCCCGCCTGCCCGGTGACCCCGCTCGACACCCGGGCCGTGCTGTCCCGCATCGCCTGCACCCCGCTCGACCTGGGCGAGCTCCCGCACGGAGCCGCGCAGCTCTGGCCGCACCGGCACGGAACCGACGCGATGTTCATCCAGCTCCTGCAGCGCGCCTGA